A genomic segment from ANME-2 cluster archaeon encodes:
- a CDS encoding transcriptional regulator, with the protein MEEKTYSEKLCGYCKGTGKVEGEECPACHGKTTFMVKEPFKNCQFCKGNGWTHKGQPCRTCKGSGWLGVKKELIVA; encoded by the coding sequence ATGGAAGAGAAAACATATTCGGAAAAACTATGTGGATATTGTAAAGGAACCGGAAAAGTTGAAGGAGAAGAATGCCCTGCCTGTCATGGAAAAACAACTTTTATGGTAAAAGAACCATTTAAAAATTGCCAGTTCTGTAAGGGAAATGGCTGGACGCATAAGGGTCAACCCTGCCGAACCTGCAAAGGATCCGGATGGTTGGGAGTCAAGAAAGAGCTAATTGTAGCATAA